The Kazachstania africana CBS 2517 chromosome 8, complete genome genome contains a region encoding:
- the RDS3 gene encoding U2 snRNP complex subunit RDS3 (similar to Saccharomyces cerevisiae RDS3 (YPR094W); ancestral locus Anc_3.406), which yields MSRHQFDLVMCMKQPGTQIGLLCDKCDGKCPICDSFIDDNTIRLKKRVRICQTCSFGKQSYSCITCGSNLAHHEAFYCFECCKLEKDKDGCPRIINVGSNTVDKHFLNK from the coding sequence ATGTCCAGACACCAGTTTGACTTAGTTATGTGCATGAAACAGCCTGGAACGCAAATAGGACTGTTGTGTGATAAATGTGATGGTAAATGTCCCATTTGCGATTCCTTCATAGACGATAATACAATCAGgctgaagaaaagagttAGGATATGCCAGACATGTTCGTTTGGTAAGCAGTCCTACTCATGCATCACTTGTGGATCAAATCTAGCACATCATGAGGCGTTTTACTGCTTCGAGTGCTGCAAGTTAGAGAAGGATAAGGATGGTTGCCCTAGAATTATCAACGTTGGTAGCAATACAGTAGATAAACATTTTCTTAATAAATGA